The Rhododendron vialii isolate Sample 1 chromosome 1a, ASM3025357v1 region tatactagtgttagcccgtgcctacggcactacgcatcccgaTTGGAAGgggatggcagttgtgtgatttaggtgaaaaccctgggcacttaaccgggaagtgggaggatgcactacagcctttggatcaaatgaatctaagccgttccaacaacttgtccccacacccttctgttttataatagagatatatacacacacttaggatccaatgaggTATCCCACACGGCTTTACCgggcgggactcccctttcccaatcaaattattacgatccgagccactcaaagtatgcagaatgtgattttaagggtacccgcaagaaatcagaaaaaaaatgatcgggaagggcttgatccgagcagttttttactgaaccgtttaataaaaaactgttcggatcaagcccttcccaatcatttattttgctgatttctcgcgagtacccttaaaatcacgttctgatcattttgagcggttcggatcgtcgcaattcgatcggaaaagggaagtctcgcacggtaaggccgtgcgggatctcTTAAAaaatccggactgtatatatatatatatatacacacacacacacacggtaAAGAAAgtaataatgtcaaaattttagTACACAAAAAACTTGTATTATGTGCAGTCTCTTTTTTTATGTGCAATGCAAGAGACTTTTATGTGCTAAAATTTTGATACcaataaaaacaattttaataTTATCACCACCCTATACTAATACAAATTTAATACCAGTTGGGGGAGTGAATTTGGCTAACCCATAAGACCATTGGGAGGCCTAGAAGAACTTTGTGCTATTTCCATCTTGACAATTTATACCATGGTCGGAGCAACATCTCCACCGGTGGTCAAAGGGGGTTTCTGGCCTGAATGGGACGCGGATAATTTCCCTCCCTCGGCCATCGACACCAGATTTTTCACCCACCTCTACTACGCTTTTCTCCTGCCCGACAGCAATACTTTTAAGCTCGACGTCCAGGACCCGAGTCCAACGGCAGCAAAGCTCAGGAGCTTCACGGAGACGATCCACCGCAAGAACCCCCATGCCAAGACGCTCCTCACGGTCGGCGGGTGGAGCGCGGACGAGAAAAATGCGAAGGTCTTTGCCCGGATGGCAGCATCGGGGGAGTCGCGCAGGGGTTTCATCGAGTCGTGCATCGGAGTGGCGAGGAAATACGGTTTCGATGGCATAGACCTCGACTGGGAGTTCCCCAGAACCCCAAAAGACATGAAGAACTTGGGCAAGTTACTGGAGGAATGGCGGGCCAAGGTCAACAAGGATAAGCACGATCAAACGCTCCTACTGACCGCCGCCGTGGCCAGCACCGTGGAAATAAGCTACAGCCCGGAGGGGGCGACCCGGTCGTACCCGGTACGGTCAATCAACGAGAACCTGGACTGGGTGAACGTGATGTGCTACGACTACTACGGGGAGTTCACCCCGAAGGAAACGGGCGCCCCCGCCGCGCTGTACAACCCGCGGAAAAGGATATCGACGAGCTTCGCGGTGGATGCGTGGATCTCCGCCGGGCTCCGCCGGAGCAAGTTCGTCATGGGCCTGCCGTTGTTCGGCCGGACCTGGACGCTCCAGAACCCGAGGTTGAACGGCATCGGTGCGGCAGCGGTGGCCGTCGGCTTGGGTGGCCCGGGGGACGACGGGAAGATGAGTTACTCGGAGGTGGAGAAGTTCAACAGGGAGAAGAACGCGACGGTGGTGTATGATCCGGAGACGGTGTCGACGTACTCCTACGCCGGAACTGCCTGGATTGGGTACGACGACACCAGGTCGACCACGGTGAAGATACGGCATGCTCAGGACCATGGGATTCGCGGGTACTTTATTTGGAACGTCACCGGTGACATTGAGTTGAAAATCTCGAAACAAGGTGAAAATAGTTACAATTTCGACCGCTTATTGTTCCACCATTCCCGATCGATGAATATTCATGCATGTAGGCTTCattcttgtgaattttttattttcctctgttcgttttttttttttttggaatttttgttagattcgtataattttttttgaattattcgtCGAGActcttttgttcattttttctgaatttatgTTAGATTCGTATCGTATtctttggattaatcatccaactcgacgagaggagtcttaaaagtaaaaaattatagaagaaaacaaaaaaaaagttcactacaaacaaaaaaacgGATCAAACAgctgttttatttgtttaaataaTTATCTTATctgaatttttacaaaataggtccatatttttatattttttcgattcgttTTGTCGGAACGAATaattaaccccaaaaatttacaaaaaataaagatattgaaataagtttcaaacttaTAAGTTTATAAGAACACAACCGTAGAGCAATAAGTATTGGAATACGAAAATGTTTTCCTCGCCCAATTACACggaagaaaattttctttaggaaaatgattttaacactccTTTTCTTACGGACAAATCCCGTTTCTTCTTACAAAAAAACACCaagggtccgtttgattagcaAGATAATGGTAGAAAacgcaagaaagagaaaaaaatatttttttatgttcacTTAATAAGAATGTcctagaaaatgaattttcctGTATAACCCTCTAAAGTATGAGAGCTTGCCatattttttctcacaaaatgtgtagagaaattttattttcttgagaaGATCTCCAACAATTAGGAGTAAGCGTGGACCGCATTAGGAGTAAGCATGGACCGAAAtgatctgggtttttttttaataatctaAAAATCAAACTACTacctacggattatgaatttggagaaccaaaccaacccataaaattcataaaatcaaaccaatctaaaccattaaaaagcggttcggtttcggttttgaaccacggttcgcttgaaattgaaatattatctCCATAAACTATTTGAAATTGCCTAGATAAGTTaaaccaattaacttatattAAAACCagttatattaaaataatcaaaactcgcTAACATTAACCAATTAAATAAGAGTAGAATATAAGTTATTAGTGAAGGAATAGGCCATGAAATATagtattagattaaaaaattagttaccgagaaaaaaagagtgaaaaatcAATTGACTAAGCCCTAGCCGTGTGTATATTTAGTATGTTGAAGTTATAGGAATATGCTATCATGTATAGGAATTTAGGGAATTAATCCTGAGAGTAGAGTGAAAGAATAAGGTGGTGGATTAGAGTATTagattagttaattaattttattcgGTGTATATAAACAAAATATgtctatatgtatatattatacagtTCGAATCGGTTAGAAACGAGAACCGTTATTGTAAATCCACAAatcaaaccatttaacacggtttctattttttaaaaccgaaaccaaaccacattactaaaaaaaccaaactaaaccatGCGGTTTGGATTAGTTTGGACTAGATTCACGGTTTGACGGTTATTTTGCTTACCCCTACAAACaatgatattttattttctctattatttttttgcaaaacatTCATCCTAATCAAACggatgtgagaaaaaaaattatattttctttttcttttctttcacttcactttctattattttcacgttctattatatttttcttgttaatcaaacggaccctaaAATGATTTTGTGTACAACTTTTGCCTTTATCAAAATTATTTCCTCTAAACTATGGGGACATGATGGTATAGTTTGGTAAAAACAAATTTGCCTTTatcatttttgttattttgcgATCTCAAAACTTTTCTATACAATAATGATGTATTTGGCGAATCAAATACCTTTGTGCACgatttttcaataaatttctctatATTTATTATTCACATATTTTTATCTGTCTATCTATCTGTGCTACAGCGGACCCCGTATGAATCAACCACAACCCAACGATCATTGATGGCCACGATATTGTGAAAACTAACAAACCAAACATATGCGAAAAATCAAACGGAATTAATGGAGAAATCAAactaggaaaaaaaacaaataaaacagaCCAAGGCATACGTAGTTCGGTTTATGGTTGTAAACCTACTCTATGGGCAAGCCACAAGGAGTAAAGCTACAGTTCCCGATGGCCAAAattccgatcggaatcccgacgccccgctGGGcacattccggccaccggacggccaatccgagccgtccaaaaattttctataaaaaaaaaatcgagtggactctcgcgagaataaacggcatccgacgtgtgtaggtggccgatccaagcactccatttttggccgatccaaacacaaaaatagatTGTTTGGATCGACCATCTACACCCGTTGGATGCCGTTTATTTCCAcgaaggcccactcggttttttttttagaatttttggacggctcggatcggccgtccggtagccggagtgtgcccggcggggcgtcgggattccgatcgggattttggATCGGTAAGGGGAGACTTTCCGAGCCACAAGAAACGATTTCACTATATCCTAAAAGCTTCACTCAAAACCCTTACCAAACAACCCGGACTGCATCACAACACTGCTGTTTCTCCTGTGAAACTTTGGCTACGTAATTCAGGTTTCCTGTACCCCAAATTCTCTACCGTAACTAAAGCTTGACGTCCTTTCTTTCATCACCCTTGACTCGCCACTGGAGAAACGAAACCTAGTCAAGAAATTgcaaaacaaacccaaaaattgaaaacataaccCTAAAAGCACTAGGACAGAGGAGCAGGACAGAGACGTCGGACGGAGGATCCGAAGCCGAAAGTTATTTCCTGCTACTTTCATACCGTTTAACTTTCCTTTTCTCTGCCTTCACAAATCGTTCACGCCGAGAAATCACTTCTAGTGCAGTTGGTTGTCTTCTAATTTCCTCCTTCCGTGGAGGCCTCAGTTCGAACCCTACTAACCCccgctaatgtatacaatattggcaaaaaaaaaaatcgttcaTGCCAAACATTACATTAGCACACACTCGAATAAACATGATAGGGATGCATATCAAAGCTCATGTTGCACTTTCTTAGGCACCATTCGGATTTTGTTCTAGGCAGTATTAATTATCGATCCTAACACTATTTTTTATGCTTGGTGTTGTGCAGCTTCATGGTTGTGGACTTAAAGTTTGAATTTCTTGCTCACGTGAGAGCATCGGTTGAAGTCCGGTGGACTGTCTTCGTTTTCTGTTTAGATGTCGTTTGATCGatcttgtttttcctctttgctTGTTTCATTTCCTTCCACTGTGTGTGCAGATGAAACCCAGGAGATCATGTAAGGGACTCCCCCCACCAACGGTACGCTGCAAGTGTATTTGAGATTGTGAGTG contains the following coding sequences:
- the LOC131298589 gene encoding class V chitinase CHIT5a-like → MVGATSPPVVKGGFWPEWDADNFPPSAIDTRFFTHLYYAFLLPDSNTFKLDVQDPSPTAAKLRSFTETIHRKNPHAKTLLTVGGWSADEKNAKVFARMAASGESRRGFIESCIGVARKYGFDGIDLDWEFPRTPKDMKNLGKLLEEWRAKVNKDKHDQTLLLTAAVASTVEISYSPEGATRSYPVRSINENLDWVNVMCYDYYGEFTPKETGAPAALYNPRKRISTSFAVDAWISAGLRRSKFVMGLPLFGRTWTLQNPRLNGIGAAAVAVGLGGPGDDGKMSYSEVEKFNREKNATVVYDPETVSTYSYAGTAWIGYDDTRSTTVKIRHAQDHGIRGYFIWNVTGDIELKISKQASWLWT